From the Streptomyces sp. NBC_00376 genome, one window contains:
- a CDS encoding cysteine hydrolase family protein has product MSTAPALDPTHTALLVMDYQPAILAFLPEDKDRNALLDRVEGAIADVRANGGTIAYVRVGFTEADWDAIPASNKSFAPLAQHRAMHHEEPAAAIHERLAPQDGDIIVRKVRYSGMSTTDLDQQLRERGITTLVVSGISTGGVVLSTVVDAADRDYQLYVLSDGVADPDPEVHNVLLHRVLPSRAHIIDTTELHALLRAR; this is encoded by the coding sequence GTGAGTACTGCCCCCGCACTCGACCCCACGCACACCGCACTTCTCGTCATGGACTACCAGCCCGCGATCCTGGCCTTTCTTCCCGAAGACAAGGACCGCAACGCCCTGCTCGATCGCGTGGAAGGGGCCATCGCCGACGTTCGGGCAAACGGCGGCACCATCGCCTACGTACGCGTCGGCTTCACCGAGGCCGACTGGGACGCGATCCCGGCCTCCAACAAGTCCTTCGCCCCGCTGGCCCAGCACCGCGCCATGCACCACGAGGAGCCTGCCGCTGCCATCCACGAGCGCCTGGCCCCCCAGGACGGCGACATCATCGTGCGCAAGGTCCGCTACAGCGGCATGTCCACCACCGACCTCGACCAGCAGCTACGCGAGCGTGGCATCACCACTTTGGTCGTCTCCGGCATCAGTACCGGCGGAGTCGTCCTGTCCACCGTTGTCGACGCGGCCGACCGCGACTACCAGCTCTACGTCCTGTCCGACGGCGTCGCCGACCCGGACCCCGAAGTCCACAACGTCCTGCTCCACCGAGTCCTCCCCTCACGGGCCCACATCATCGACACCACCGAGCTGCACGCCCTGCTCCGGGCCCGTTGA